In Tenrec ecaudatus isolate mTenEca1 chromosome 4, mTenEca1.hap1, whole genome shotgun sequence, a single window of DNA contains:
- the BSX gene encoding brain-specific homeobox protein homolog gives MNLNFTSPLHPASSQRPTSFFIEDILLHKPKPLREVAPDHFASSLASRVPLLDYGYPLMPTPTLLAPHPHHPLHKGDHHHPYFLTTSGVPVPALFPHPPHAELPGKHCRRRKARTVFSDSQLSGLEKRFEIQRYLSTPERVELATALSLSETQVKTWFQNRRMKHKKQLRKSQDEPKAPDGSESPDSSPRGPEAASAEARPGLPAGPFVLTEPEDEVDIGDEGELGAGPHVL, from the exons ATGAATCTCAACTTCACCTCCCCGCTACATCCAGCGTCTTCTCAAAGGCCCACATCCTTCTTCATTGAGGACATCCTGCTGCACAAGCCAAAGCCGCTGAGAGAGGTGGCTCCCGACCATTTCGCTAGCTCACTGGCCTCCCGGGTACCTCTGCTAGACTATGGTTACCCTCTCATGCCCACACCCACCCTCCTGGCTCCTCATCCCCATCATCCTCTTCACAAGGGGGACCACCACCATCCTTATTTTCTCACCACCTCGG GGGTGCCCGTCCCAGCGCTGTTCCCGCACCCCCCGCACGCCGAGCTGCCGGGGAAGCACTGCCGCCGCCGCAAAGCTCGCACGGTTTTCTCTGACTCGCAGCTGTCGGGCCTGGAGAAGAGGTTTGAGATCCAGCGCTACCTGTCCACACCAGAGCGGGTGGAGTTGGCCACCGCCCTCAGTCTGTCTGAGACTCAG GTGAAAACATGGTTCCAGAACCGACGGATGAAGCATAAAAAACAGCTGAGAAAAAGTCAAGACGAGCCCAAAGCGCCAGACGGGTCGGAGAGCCCAGACAGCAGCCCCCGCGGCCCAGAAGCCGCCTCCGCCGAGGCTCGGCCCGGCCTGCCCGCGGGCCCCTTTGTGCTGACCGAGCCCGAGGACGAAGTGGACATTGGGGACGAAGGGGAGCTCGGCGCAGGGCCGCACGTGCTCTGA